The DNA region tgctgctgccaagTAGCCAAAAATATCggttattgcagctttaagggGCACGGCATTGAACTTGGATCCTTGGAAGCTACAACGCGGCGTGCTAACACATCTGCTCACAAACCTGTCATATCAAGCCACCATTTCgccctgttgtttttttcaaacagaAAAGTCAACTTTCATGTTGACAGAGAATAATGACTGCTCTGTCGTTACTCCCGTGGGAACCCTTCTTCCTTTTTAACACTTACAGCCTTTTATGTGACGCCTAAAACCACAACATCAACTCAATAGCCAGGTCATCCTAAAAAGGCGTAATGGTTGATTCCAGCGAAAAGCTCTCCCGCTAAATCCAGGAAAGAGTTGCTGGACAGACCTAGTGCTCATCCAGCACCTCTGCTACAGTACTGCAGACCTCAGCTAAAATATGGGCTCCCTGGAAgtgatttaatttattaaatagTGTCGGATCTGACCTTGGGTCACCTGTCAGACACGTGACAAGTTAAAATCTGGACGCATCCCCAGAAAACCGAGATGATTCAACTGCTCTTcattaaatattacaaaagcTATTATTTGCGCCGGAGCGGCTGTATGCGGGGCAAACATTAACCAAGGGCCCCTTTTGTAAAGCTCACTGGCAACGTAAACATCCCACGCTGTGAAACAAAGGAACGGAGCAACTCAGCATTCTTCCAACTCGAGACACAGACGGTGCATAAATTATtgggcacacatacacatacttaaGAGGGGGGGGCATATTGACTCAGGGAGGACAAATAAATGACAGCCAGTGTGGCCAGGTAAAAGGTAAGTGGCAGTATGTGGACGGGAACTGGGAGGTGAGAAGTGCAAAGGGTTAGgggtgtgaaagtgtgtgtctgtgttgaacCATGTCACCTCATAAGACAAACTTCTTGGAAAATCTGTTGACAAAGCCTCATGCGGTGTGAGGAATGTATTCCAAATATGGGTGAAGTCTgctagggtgtgtgtgtgtgtgtgtgtgtgtgtgtgagctaaaGTGTGTACGAGATCTAACTCCTCACCTCTCCAGAGAAGCTGTACTTCCCCTTGAGGATCTGCCGGTAGAGCCTCATGCGGTTGTCGTCTTCGAAGGGCATGGTTCCGCTCAGCAGGATGTACGATATCACCCCCAGCGCCCACATGTCCACAGCGTTCGTGTAGGGCTTCCTCACCAGGATCTCGGGGGCGATGTACTCGGGCGTGCCGCAGGTGGTCTTCATCAGACACTCGTCCCCCTTCTTCCTGCTACTGGCCAAACCGAAGTCGGTGATGATGATCTTGGAATCGGCCCCGGGGTGGTAGTAGAGCAGGTTCTCTGGCTTCAGGTCTCGGTGAGTGATccccaaagtgtggagatacTTGACGCCGTCCAGCACCATCTGCAGCACCCGCGTGGCGTCCCGCTCGGTGAAGGAGCCGCGGGCAATGATCCGGTCAAAGAGCTCTCCTCCAGTGGCCAGCTCCATCACCATGTAGACACGTTCCGTCGTCTCGAAGACCTCCATCAGCTGGATTATATTGGTGTGACGAACGCGCCGCAGTACGCACAGCTCTGACTCGcacacctccctcccctcccgGTACCGGGTCTCGATCATCTTGATGGCGTACGGCTGCCGCGTGCTCTTGTGCTCCACGCGAACGACCCGGCTGAAACTCCCGCGGCCGATCAGAGCTTTGATGTCATACTTGGCTGTGACCCGGGGGTCAAACTTGGCTCGATATTTTGCCACCTTCTTCCGCTGAGGGTCCGACAGTTCGGATGGGTCCTTAGGGGGCTGAGCGGAAGCGGTGGGAGTGGCAGCTTGGGCCTGGGCCTGATACGGGGAGGTGGAGTCAGCCTTGTCACCTC from Enoplosus armatus isolate fEnoArm2 chromosome 6, fEnoArm2.hap1, whole genome shotgun sequence includes:
- the pskh1 gene encoding serine/threonine-protein kinase H1 homolog isoform X2; the encoded protein is MGCRNSKVLPEPPGDVQLDLVKKVDPPQPPQTDIYKHFIRGDGGGDKADSTSPYQAQAQAATPTASAQPPKDPSELSDPQRKKVAKYRAKFDPRVTAKYDIKALIGRGSFSRVVRVEHKSTRQPYAIKMIETRYREGREVCESELCVLRRVRHTNIIQLMEVFETTERVYMVMELATGGELFDRIIARGSFTERDATRVLQMVLDGVKYLHTLGITHRDLKPENLLYYHPGADSKIIITDFGLASSRKKGDECLMKTTCGTPEYIAPEILVRKPYTNAVDMWALGVISYILLSGTMPFEDDNRMRLYRQILKGKYSFSGEPWPSVSNLAKDFVERILTVDPSERLTAGQALKHPWVVSMAAASSMKNLQRCISQNLLKRASSRCHSTKSAQSTRSTKSNKARRVREKELRELNRRYQQQYNG
- the pskh1 gene encoding serine/threonine-protein kinase H1 homolog isoform X1, which translates into the protein MGCRNSKVLPEPPGDVQLDLVKKVDPPQPPQTDIYKHFIRGDGTRSKTGVAGGGGGDKADSTSPYQAQAQAATPTASAQPPKDPSELSDPQRKKVAKYRAKFDPRVTAKYDIKALIGRGSFSRVVRVEHKSTRQPYAIKMIETRYREGREVCESELCVLRRVRHTNIIQLMEVFETTERVYMVMELATGGELFDRIIARGSFTERDATRVLQMVLDGVKYLHTLGITHRDLKPENLLYYHPGADSKIIITDFGLASSRKKGDECLMKTTCGTPEYIAPEILVRKPYTNAVDMWALGVISYILLSGTMPFEDDNRMRLYRQILKGKYSFSGEPWPSVSNLAKDFVERILTVDPSERLTAGQALKHPWVVSMAAASSMKNLQRCISQNLLKRASSRCHSTKSAQSTRSTKSNKARRVREKELRELNRRYQQQYNG